A genomic stretch from Pontibacter liquoris includes:
- a CDS encoding SusD/RagB family nutrient-binding outer membrane lipoprotein encodes MKRIFKFFILGTIALSTVSCEHFLDINENPNQAIESTPQQVLPNALTNTAATTVTYNDYGSWHVGYIVNAGGFGGWGSVLTYNYTTSDYNNLWSTAYDNLNDYKYIETTSQGKEELAYYDAIAKIMIAYNYQLLVDTYGDVPYTEALQGSNKVTPAYDKADAIYQDLIANKLDSALYLINNSENAGAIKSGDVMFGGDMQEWERFANTLKLKALVRISEVPSLASFVNQEFASFNATTKFLEEDAIVNPGYAASAGKQNPMWERYHSSATGTAAGSGRSRIPSNFVLDFYDGTKIEDEARGAVTYINFPKPPTNTLGDEDADAPTAPSNNIAWFVGAGTGSNAANTVGIFKGRSMGQPLMLAAESYFLLAEAYARGLLTGDDQAAFNTGIERSFEYLYKNVNGNVESGYDPAGDAAAYIAANAGEPLVDYTAAGSVEKKIEAIITQKYIALNFIHGHEAWNEYRRTGYPAVTTGSTFASIKSASSRADKLPVRVLYPASEYQVNPKNAPSGVNAFNTPIFWDLD; translated from the coding sequence ATGAAGAGAATATTTAAATTTTTTATACTAGGAACGATAGCTCTGTCAACGGTTTCATGTGAGCATTTTTTAGATATCAACGAGAACCCAAATCAGGCTATTGAATCTACACCGCAGCAGGTACTTCCTAATGCATTAACAAATACTGCTGCTACAACGGTTACTTATAATGACTATGGCTCATGGCATGTAGGTTACATCGTGAATGCTGGTGGTTTTGGTGGTTGGGGATCTGTACTAACCTACAATTATACTACAAGCGACTATAATAACCTTTGGAGTACAGCGTACGATAATTTGAATGACTACAAGTATATCGAAACTACGTCTCAAGGTAAAGAAGAGCTAGCTTATTATGATGCAATTGCTAAAATCATGATTGCATATAATTATCAACTTCTGGTTGATACTTATGGGGATGTTCCTTATACAGAAGCACTGCAAGGGAGTAATAAAGTTACTCCTGCGTATGATAAAGCTGATGCCATTTATCAGGATCTTATTGCAAATAAATTAGATTCGGCACTTTATCTAATCAATAACTCCGAGAATGCAGGTGCTATCAAATCAGGCGATGTAATGTTTGGAGGAGATATGCAAGAATGGGAGCGTTTTGCCAATACATTGAAGCTAAAGGCATTGGTTCGTATTTCAGAAGTACCTTCTTTAGCCTCTTTTGTTAATCAGGAGTTTGCTTCATTCAACGCAACTACTAAATTCCTGGAGGAGGATGCAATTGTAAACCCTGGCTATGCTGCTAGTGCAGGAAAGCAGAACCCGATGTGGGAACGCTACCATAGCAGCGCAACCGGTACTGCAGCAGGTAGCGGGCGCTCACGCATCCCAAGCAATTTTGTGTTGGATTTCTATGATGGCACCAAAATAGAGGATGAGGCTAGAGGTGCTGTAACGTACATTAACTTCCCAAAGCCACCAACCAATACGCTGGGCGATGAAGATGCTGATGCTCCAACAGCGCCTTCTAATAATATTGCATGGTTTGTAGGGGCTGGTACAGGTAGCAACGCAGCTAATACAGTCGGTATCTTTAAAGGCCGGTCCATGGGGCAGCCTTTGATGTTAGCTGCTGAAAGCTACTTCTTGTTAGCGGAAGCCTATGCAAGAGGCCTGTTAACAGGTGATGACCAGGCTGCTTTCAACACAGGAATTGAGCGCTCTTTTGAATATCTTTATAAGAACGTGAACGGAAATGTGGAAAGTGGGTATGATCCTGCTGGTGATGCTGCGGCCTACATTGCGGCTAACGCTGGCGAGCCGTTAGTGGATTATACAGCTGCAGGATCTGTGGAGAAGAAAATTGAGGCTATTATAACACAGAAGTATATAGCGCTTAATTTTATTCATGGCCATGAAGCCTGGAATGAGTATAGAAGAACAGGATATCCTGCAGTAACTACTGGTTCTACATTCGCTTCTATTAAATCTGCTTCATCAAGAGCTGATAAACTTCCAGTGCGTGTATTGTATCCAGCTTCAGAGTACCAGGTAAACCCTAAAAATGCTCCTTCTGGTGTTAACGCATTCAATACTCCAATCTTCTGGGATTTAGATTAA
- a CDS encoding SusC/RagA family TonB-linked outer membrane protein, translated as MKKILLLCFLLVTALLQQAMAQVRTITGKVTDASTSQPLPGVTVLVKGTTVGTATGGDGSYTVNVPQGGTTLVFRFIGYATTEREIGNATTVNVGLGVDSKQLSEVVIVGAGGIERQVKEQGYNTTTIKTQELTQGKTPNIATGLTGKVAGLQINAIGSGVNPNVRVTLRGMRSLTGNNEALIVLDNVIVPNEVLGNLNPEDIDAVTVLNGGNAAALYGSDASNGAILITTKKGKAGVNSVTVSHTTTLEEISFFPKLQNKFGSGSAGGEQTYVPYENQQYGPAFDGSMVQIGKPLADGSIQTVPYSARNDKYDFWDTGVQNQTDFSLSSGNDKSTFYVAGQRLDVTGTTPGDKFDRTSVRINASHDLGNKLKLNFNSNYTQNNYDITTQTANMFDALLQTPAHIPLTQYKDWRNNPYANPNGYYNEYYDNPYFLIDNYRQDVRNNYLIGNAELKYAPLNWLDLTYRVGITNRVSNTKNKVDMFTLSDYTKGISSSKYDEAGSVSDNTYNSTQLNSDFLAQFTKDVNDFSFKVILGQSIRSNYSKSIGIYGNGLVNPGLFNISNRVGEPGASEGNYEARQIGVFGDATIGFKDYLFLHFTGRNDWTSILAKENRSFFYPSVDIAFTATEAISALRDNEILNHLKLRAGWSKVGQVNLTSSRTTFGAYQLQPTFAPTGGFPYGSLTGYSLDDRIVSPNLKPEMTTGYEYGFDASFLNDLVSTKFTYYQTNTVDQTVATGVSRATGYSSYLVNTGETQNRGVEASLNVTPINTETWGLTLGGNYTYNKGEVLSISSDLDNIQLSTGGNAQVYAVAGQAFPVIMGTDYVRDEQGRIIVDRVTGYPTAATGLKMLGHTEPLHRLGLNIEARFKSFRFTSLFEHRGNFYRYHNGGSTFDFSGSSARSAQYNRDRFVIPNSSFLNPETGQYEANTNITVQDGGAGFFANGDYNMSVASNYVTRGDYWRWREASLSYDLPTSILGAVKFVKAASISVQARNLKLWLPESNQYTDPDYNFSDGNAIGITTLGQTPPTRYYGATVSVTF; from the coding sequence ATGAAGAAAATTCTATTACTATGCTTCTTGCTGGTGACAGCCCTGCTGCAGCAGGCCATGGCACAAGTAAGAACCATCACCGGTAAGGTGACGGATGCCTCCACAAGTCAGCCCTTGCCCGGGGTAACGGTACTCGTTAAAGGCACAACGGTGGGTACAGCCACAGGCGGTGACGGGTCGTATACTGTTAATGTGCCACAAGGCGGTACGACTCTCGTTTTTCGTTTTATTGGTTATGCTACAACAGAACGTGAAATTGGAAATGCTACAACTGTAAATGTTGGTTTAGGTGTAGATTCAAAGCAACTAAGTGAAGTTGTTATTGTTGGAGCAGGTGGTATTGAGCGACAGGTAAAAGAGCAGGGTTATAATACAACCACAATCAAAACCCAGGAGCTAACGCAAGGTAAAACTCCAAACATTGCTACTGGCTTAACAGGTAAAGTTGCTGGTTTACAGATCAACGCGATCGGCAGTGGTGTAAATCCAAACGTTCGGGTTACCCTACGTGGTATGCGTTCATTGACTGGTAACAACGAAGCTCTCATCGTATTGGACAATGTAATTGTGCCAAACGAAGTTCTGGGAAATCTAAACCCAGAGGATATCGACGCTGTTACTGTGCTTAACGGTGGTAATGCTGCCGCTCTTTATGGTTCTGATGCATCCAATGGTGCAATTCTGATCACTACTAAGAAAGGAAAAGCAGGCGTAAACAGCGTGACGGTTTCTCACACTACTACGTTAGAAGAAATAAGCTTCTTCCCTAAACTGCAAAATAAGTTTGGATCAGGTTCTGCTGGTGGTGAGCAGACGTATGTACCTTACGAAAACCAGCAGTATGGTCCTGCTTTCGATGGTTCAATGGTACAGATCGGTAAGCCATTAGCAGATGGATCAATTCAAACTGTCCCTTACTCTGCACGAAATGATAAATACGATTTCTGGGATACAGGTGTGCAGAATCAAACAGACTTCTCACTTTCTTCTGGGAATGACAAATCTACGTTCTATGTTGCCGGACAACGCCTGGATGTAACAGGTACTACACCCGGAGACAAGTTTGATCGTACTTCCGTTCGTATCAATGCAAGCCATGATCTGGGTAACAAATTAAAGTTAAACTTTAATAGTAACTATACTCAGAACAACTATGATATAACTACGCAAACAGCAAACATGTTCGATGCGTTGTTACAGACACCTGCACACATTCCTCTTACTCAGTATAAGGATTGGAGAAATAATCCTTATGCAAACCCTAACGGTTATTACAATGAATATTATGATAACCCTTATTTCCTGATTGATAATTACCGTCAGGATGTGCGCAATAATTACCTGATTGGAAATGCAGAGCTAAAGTATGCCCCCCTCAACTGGTTGGACTTAACTTACCGTGTTGGTATAACAAACAGAGTATCCAATACCAAAAATAAGGTGGATATGTTTACGCTTTCCGATTATACAAAGGGTATCTCTTCAAGTAAGTATGATGAAGCCGGTTCTGTGTCTGATAATACTTACAACTCAACCCAGCTTAACTCAGACTTCCTGGCCCAGTTCACAAAGGATGTTAATGACTTCTCTTTCAAAGTGATTCTTGGACAGAGTATCCGATCAAACTATTCTAAGTCAATAGGCATCTATGGTAATGGCTTAGTAAACCCAGGTCTGTTCAACATAAGCAATCGTGTTGGTGAACCAGGGGCTTCCGAGGGTAACTATGAGGCTCGCCAGATAGGTGTTTTCGGAGATGCAACTATTGGATTTAAAGATTATTTGTTCCTGCACTTTACAGGACGTAATGACTGGACTTCTATTCTTGCAAAAGAAAACAGATCTTTCTTCTACCCTTCCGTTGACATTGCTTTCACCGCAACAGAAGCAATTTCTGCTTTACGAGACAATGAGATCTTAAATCACTTAAAGTTAAGAGCCGGCTGGTCTAAAGTAGGTCAGGTGAACTTAACTTCTTCAAGAACCACATTTGGTGCTTACCAGTTACAGCCTACATTTGCTCCAACAGGAGGTTTCCCATACGGAAGCCTAACCGGCTATTCACTTGATGATAGAATTGTTTCTCCTAACCTGAAGCCAGAAATGACGACAGGGTATGAGTATGGTTTTGATGCTTCATTCCTGAATGATCTTGTTTCAACAAAGTTTACTTATTATCAAACAAATACAGTAGATCAGACTGTTGCGACAGGAGTGTCAAGGGCTACAGGTTACTCCAGCTACCTTGTAAACACTGGTGAGACGCAAAACAGAGGTGTAGAAGCTTCCTTAAATGTAACTCCGATTAATACTGAAACTTGGGGACTTACTTTAGGTGGTAACTATACTTATAACAAGGGAGAAGTGCTTTCAATCTCTTCCGACCTAGATAATATCCAGTTATCCACCGGTGGAAATGCTCAAGTTTATGCCGTTGCTGGTCAGGCTTTCCCTGTTATTATGGGTACTGACTATGTGCGCGATGAGCAGGGTAGAATTATTGTAGACCGTGTTACTGGTTATCCTACAGCAGCAACGGGGTTGAAGATGCTTGGACATACCGAACCGTTGCATCGTTTAGGCCTTAATATTGAGGCAAGATTTAAAAGCTTCCGCTTTACTTCCCTTTTTGAGCACAGAGGTAACTTCTACAGATACCACAATGGTGGCTCAACATTTGACTTTTCAGGTTCTTCCGCCAGAAGTGCGCAGTATAACCGTGACCGCTTTGTAATCCCTAATTCTTCTTTCTTAAATCCTGAAACTGGGCAGTATGAAGCTAATACAAACATAACTGTACAGGATGGTGGTGCCGGGTTCTTCGCAAATGGTGACTACAACATGTCTGTAGCTTCAAACTATGTGACCAGAGGTGATTATTGGAGATGGCGTGAAGCTTCCCTGTCTTATGATTTACCAACCAGCATATTGGGAGCTGTAAAGTTCGTAAAAGCTGCCAGCATCAGTGTACAAGCTCGTAACTTAAAACTTTGGTTACCTGAATCTAACCAGTATACAGACCCTGACTACAACTTCTCAGATGGTAATGCCATTGGTATCACCACTTTGGGTCAAACGCCGCCAACACGTTACTATGGCGCAACAGTTTCAGTAACATTCTAA
- a CDS encoding SusC/RagA family TonB-linked outer membrane protein — protein sequence MKKILLLCFLLVTALLQQAMAQVRTITGKVTDASTSQPLPGVTVLVKGTTVGTATGADGTYSVNAPENSTTLVFRFIGYTTTERAIGNQTNVNVALPLDSKQLEEVVVTALGVKREARTITYATQEVKASDLNITQDANIKNALAGKVAGVQINGQAGSKLGEFGKIRIRGAISLTSDADPLYVVDGVPTADPNDIDMNNVESVNVLKGPNATSLYGQRAEAGVVVITTKKGTGALSVELTNATTWDKVAYLPKYQNLYGQGYEGEGSFGTFDFNAGAVYDPDEPAIPYPSEWSVFDGARYVLWDNNYADESWGPKFDGQDYVPWYAWWPGTAENPNPYFGKTVKYEAQPDNIKNFYNTGLTKKNGISISGGGEKFNARLAYTNLQQDGITPSTDLTKHFINTNFEFNATQKLKVSSNIRFTTSEITGDYDDDYGNQTSGSFNSWFGRNVDSDKLRELKNLTTPDGYSTSWNWWGPDYYTAYGLLSTEGYYKPAFWFNPYTFMDQYQQTRTNNNLSGNLTATYQFDDHWDLSVTGSRNQTEYRYSFQLPFFLSNSAAPELYNAWSNSFGKYNRSQAENNFSSVLKYQNEFGEFDVTAFVGGNIRKNDYKVLSAEMNPGAKTGGLIIPDLYDFSNAGQVPTPSTYMYNKEVRSLYGNVSLGFRDMLYVDASYRKDWSSALPADKNGYGYPSIGTSFIFTELIDNHNILSFGKLRAGWAQVGNDVDALRINPIFPIAAKPFEGTRVLMYRPTILVDPNIVPSKNTSVEAGVDLKFIDNRIGLSLTYYDESRKNEIIPVSISRASGYDQYLTNAGESSRKGVEVALDGDIFRSEDGFNWNAAINFAKNNTTVEALPGDLKAITAPGGSDAYGFATVIHELGNEWGQLRGTGFARDENGNKILQPNGLYQTQVNTYFGSVLPDFTGGFLNRFSYKGATLTAAFDFQKGGKFFSLTEMWGESSGLLEETADLNDKGNNVRDAVADGGGVHVVGVDENGEAVDTYVEGYDYFTQFYGNRLAEPFIHDASYLKLRDVSLSYDVSKLINNKYLKGATIGVVGRNLWLMAVSGDNRHRWDPSEMSHTFGENGQLPGTKSYGVNVKLTF from the coding sequence ATGAAGAAAATTCTATTATTATGCTTCTTGCTGGTGACCGCCCTGCTGCAGCAGGCCATGGCACAAGTAAGAACCATCACCGGTAAGGTGACGGATGCTTCCACAAGTCAACCGTTGCCCGGGGTAACGGTACTGGTAAAAGGAACTACGGTGGGTACTGCCACCGGGGCTGACGGTACATATTCTGTTAACGCGCCGGAAAATAGTACCACGCTGGTATTCCGTTTTATCGGTTATACTACTACTGAGCGGGCTATTGGCAATCAGACAAACGTTAACGTAGCGCTGCCACTGGACTCCAAGCAACTGGAAGAGGTTGTGGTAACAGCCTTGGGCGTAAAGCGCGAAGCCAGAACCATTACTTATGCTACGCAGGAGGTAAAGGCGTCTGACCTGAACATCACCCAGGATGCCAACATCAAGAATGCCCTTGCCGGTAAAGTGGCGGGTGTTCAGATCAATGGCCAGGCCGGCTCCAAGCTGGGCGAATTTGGCAAGATCCGTATTAGAGGTGCTATCTCGCTTACCAGCGATGCTGACCCGCTGTATGTAGTGGATGGTGTGCCAACCGCTGACCCGAACGACATTGACATGAACAACGTGGAGTCGGTGAACGTGCTCAAAGGCCCGAACGCAACTTCGCTTTACGGCCAGCGTGCAGAAGCCGGTGTGGTCGTAATTACCACCAAAAAAGGTACTGGCGCCCTTTCTGTAGAGCTTACCAATGCAACTACCTGGGACAAAGTAGCTTACCTGCCAAAATATCAGAACCTGTACGGACAGGGATATGAAGGAGAAGGCTCTTTCGGAACTTTTGATTTTAATGCAGGTGCAGTATATGATCCTGATGAACCAGCTATACCTTATCCATCTGAATGGAGTGTTTTTGATGGAGCGCGATATGTTCTGTGGGATAACAACTACGCAGACGAAAGCTGGGGCCCTAAATTTGACGGACAGGATTATGTGCCTTGGTATGCCTGGTGGCCGGGAACAGCTGAAAACCCAAACCCTTATTTTGGAAAAACTGTTAAGTATGAGGCGCAGCCTGATAACATTAAGAACTTCTACAACACAGGCCTGACCAAAAAGAACGGCATCTCTATTAGTGGTGGCGGCGAGAAGTTTAACGCCCGTTTAGCTTATACAAACCTGCAGCAGGACGGTATTACGCCTTCTACAGATTTAACAAAGCATTTTATCAACACGAACTTTGAGTTTAATGCTACTCAGAAGCTGAAAGTTTCTTCTAACATTCGCTTTACTACCTCTGAGATCACAGGTGATTATGACGACGATTATGGCAACCAGACATCCGGTTCATTCAACTCCTGGTTTGGCCGTAACGTTGACTCGGATAAATTAAGAGAGTTAAAGAACCTGACCACACCGGACGGTTACTCGACCTCCTGGAACTGGTGGGGACCTGATTACTATACTGCTTACGGATTGCTTTCTACAGAAGGGTACTATAAACCAGCTTTCTGGTTCAACCCTTATACGTTCATGGATCAGTATCAACAAACCAGAACGAACAATAACCTGTCCGGTAACTTAACGGCTACCTACCAGTTCGACGATCATTGGGATCTGTCTGTTACCGGTTCCAGAAACCAGACAGAATACAGATATAGTTTCCAACTTCCGTTCTTTCTTTCCAACTCTGCGGCGCCAGAGCTGTACAACGCCTGGTCTAACAGTTTTGGTAAATACAACAGATCGCAGGCGGAGAATAACTTCAGTTCTGTGTTGAAGTACCAGAATGAATTCGGCGAATTTGATGTGACTGCTTTTGTAGGTGGCAACATCAGAAAGAACGATTACAAAGTGCTGTCTGCAGAGATGAACCCTGGCGCAAAAACAGGAGGCCTTATTATTCCGGACCTGTATGACTTCTCTAACGCCGGCCAGGTGCCAACGCCTTCTACTTACATGTATAACAAAGAAGTACGAAGCCTTTATGGTAACGTATCGCTTGGCTTCAGAGACATGCTTTATGTAGATGCGAGCTACAGAAAAGACTGGAGCTCGGCTCTGCCAGCTGATAAGAACGGTTATGGTTACCCATCCATCGGTACCAGCTTTATCTTCACTGAGCTGATCGACAACCATAACATCCTTTCTTTTGGTAAACTGAGAGCCGGTTGGGCCCAGGTTGGTAACGATGTGGATGCCCTTCGTATCAACCCGATCTTCCCGATCGCGGCTAAGCCATTTGAGGGGACCAGAGTGCTGATGTATCGTCCGACTATTCTGGTTGACCCGAACATTGTGCCATCCAAGAACACGTCTGTTGAAGCGGGTGTGGATCTGAAGTTTATCGACAACAGAATTGGCCTGAGCTTGACGTACTACGACGAAAGCCGAAAGAATGAGATCATTCCGGTAAGTATCTCCCGGGCTTCCGGTTACGACCAATACCTGACCAACGCGGGCGAGTCATCCAGAAAAGGTGTTGAAGTTGCGCTGGATGGTGACATCTTCCGCTCGGAGGATGGCTTTAACTGGAATGCTGCTATCAACTTTGCGAAAAATAATACCACTGTTGAGGCGCTTCCTGGCGACCTGAAGGCGATCACTGCCCCAGGCGGATCGGATGCCTATGGCTTTGCCACTGTTATTCATGAGTTAGGAAATGAATGGGGCCAGCTGAGAGGAACCGGTTTTGCACGAGATGAGAACGGTAACAAAATTCTGCAGCCAAACGGATTGTACCAGACACAGGTAAACACGTATTTCGGTAGCGTGCTGCCAGACTTTACAGGTGGCTTCCTGAACAGATTCAGCTACAAAGGCGCAACTTTAACAGCTGCTTTCGACTTCCAGAAAGGTGGCAAGTTCTTCTCCCTGACAGAAATGTGGGGCGAGTCTTCCGGCCTTTTAGAAGAGACTGCTGACCTGAACGACAAAGGAAACAATGTGCGTGATGCTGTTGCCGATGGCGGTGGTGTGCATGTGGTAGGTGTTGATGAGAACGGCGAAGCAGTAGATACTTATGTAGAAGGATACGATTACTTCACTCAGTTCTACGGTAACAGATTAGCAGAGCCATTCATCCATGACGCCAGCTACCTGAAGTTGCGTGATGTGAGCTTGTCTTATGATGTTTCTAAACTCATCAACAACAAGTATCTGAAAGGCGCAACGATAGGCGTAGTAGGTAGAAACCTGTGGCTGATGGCGGTATCCGGTGATAACAGACACCGTTGGGACCCCTCTGAAATGTCGCATACTTTTGGCGAGAACGGCCAGTTGCCAGGTACCAAGAGCTACGGCGTAAATGTTAAGCTTACTTTTTAA
- a CDS encoding SusD/RagB family nutrient-binding outer membrane lipoprotein — translation MKKILYVLLSVLLVQSLVACETVDFDDINANRNGATKPSPAGLLSSAIMSFSNITGRDGLMRPTLAVQYQAQVTYTDEMLYSEAPSSWYTYYINVMAPLDQVIKYNQDEANQGAELNAQGAPNNQIGVAMIFKAIAMKRVTDTWGDAPYSQAFQGLEGISPAYDKQEDIYKTLIEELKAGRDMLDAGNALPTGDILYNGDVTKWKQLANSVLLQMSLQLSKRYPEPSGYAATEFNSALADANGVIDDVAEEAWFRFEDQVGFTNPWNANRTRDYFLTAEFVDAMQGDPKATSYNPTSNTTPDARINVYAKSATLEGVPYGFRNGSGSGKNQVSTKNYWNNTSTLPLMTASYTYLNRADAAAMGWTTEDAKVMLTKGIEASFATLEAHYEVAIADKAAAYAAKRVADATTVGIGQVIAEEKWVSLFGMGFDAWAEWRRTGIPTLKPAADYQNAGQIPRRYLYPVEEATLNGGAYQSGVAGLAPATDNNTARVWWDVE, via the coding sequence ATGAAAAAGATACTATATGTACTACTAAGCGTTTTGCTGGTGCAAAGTCTTGTTGCCTGCGAAACCGTAGATTTCGATGATATCAACGCGAACCGGAACGGGGCTACAAAACCTTCTCCTGCGGGCTTGTTGTCGAGTGCGATCATGTCGTTCTCTAACATAACGGGAAGAGACGGTTTGATGCGGCCAACGCTGGCTGTGCAGTACCAGGCGCAGGTAACGTATACCGACGAAATGCTTTACTCAGAAGCTCCCTCTTCGTGGTATACTTACTACATCAATGTGATGGCTCCTTTGGACCAGGTTATCAAGTATAATCAGGACGAAGCCAACCAGGGCGCTGAACTGAACGCGCAGGGCGCACCAAACAACCAGATCGGAGTGGCCATGATCTTCAAAGCCATTGCCATGAAGCGCGTAACCGATACTTGGGGCGATGCACCGTATTCGCAGGCTTTCCAGGGTTTGGAAGGTATCTCACCTGCTTACGACAAGCAGGAGGATATCTATAAGACGCTGATCGAGGAACTGAAAGCAGGCCGCGATATGCTGGATGCAGGAAATGCGCTTCCTACAGGTGACATTCTTTATAATGGGGATGTAACGAAGTGGAAGCAACTGGCTAACTCGGTTCTGTTGCAAATGTCGCTACAACTGTCCAAGCGTTACCCTGAACCTTCTGGCTATGCAGCTACAGAGTTCAACAGCGCCTTAGCTGATGCGAACGGTGTAATTGATGATGTGGCCGAAGAGGCTTGGTTCCGTTTCGAAGATCAGGTAGGTTTTACAAACCCCTGGAATGCGAACAGAACGCGTGACTACTTCCTGACTGCAGAATTTGTTGATGCCATGCAAGGTGATCCGAAGGCCACTTCGTATAACCCAACCTCCAATACTACGCCGGATGCGCGTATCAATGTGTATGCTAAATCTGCTACACTAGAAGGTGTTCCTTATGGCTTCAGAAATGGCTCCGGTTCCGGTAAAAACCAGGTTTCTACCAAGAACTACTGGAATAACACCTCCACACTGCCATTGATGACTGCCTCTTATACTTACCTGAACAGAGCCGACGCTGCTGCCATGGGTTGGACAACGGAAGATGCGAAAGTGATGCTGACAAAAGGTATTGAAGCATCTTTTGCAACCTTAGAGGCACATTACGAAGTGGCAATTGCCGACAAAGCGGCTGCTTACGCAGCTAAAAGAGTTGCCGATGCTACTACAGTAGGAATCGGACAGGTAATAGCGGAAGAAAAATGGGTAAGCTTGTTCGGAATGGGCTTTGATGCCTGGGCCGAGTGGAGAAGAACCGGTATTCCGACCCTGAAGCCTGCCGCTGACTATCAGAATGCCGGCCAGATACCAAGAAGATACCTGTACCCGGTAGAGGAAGCTACCTTGAACGGAGGCGCTTATCAGTCCGGAGTAGCGGGCTTAGCGCCAGCAACAGATAACAACACCGCCAGAGTTTGGTGGGATGTTGAATAG
- a CDS encoding DUF1735 domain-containing protein, which translates to MKKFKNIFLVLLAVIGLSSCVDEDPVFNPDDSANVVEFYSATPIKSSLGAVHPLYVNSFEIKPEVDFPVVISYSGAEVASTDITVNLTVDPAALDRYNAWDNETNDPDDEALDFEVLPANFYSMPTTTVTIPKGERRVTLNIKLKTDQFDLTKKYALPLTISATNHGIISGNHQTAIYSVGAKNKYDGVYAVTGTMVDATNAAFVGYYPKEVELITVDANTVEYNDSGEHLAGHIFDTGAGASYYGSFLAQFNFDAQDNVESVVNAYGQGAGANLRAGKVGVGVNKMTFKADGTPDKLEVTYIMVQRGADRTTWTETYKYLGPRK; encoded by the coding sequence ATGAAAAAATTCAAAAATATATTCTTAGTTCTGCTGGCTGTAATAGGACTTTCATCCTGTGTTGATGAAGATCCTGTGTTCAATCCTGACGATTCAGCTAATGTAGTAGAGTTTTATAGCGCTACTCCAATCAAATCGTCATTAGGAGCTGTACATCCATTGTATGTGAACTCCTTTGAAATAAAGCCAGAGGTGGACTTTCCTGTAGTGATCAGTTATTCCGGTGCTGAAGTGGCATCAACAGATATTACAGTTAATTTGACTGTTGATCCTGCAGCGTTAGACCGTTACAATGCATGGGATAATGAAACCAATGACCCTGATGATGAAGCTCTGGATTTCGAGGTATTGCCGGCAAATTTTTATAGTATGCCAACCACAACGGTTACCATACCTAAAGGTGAGCGCAGAGTTACCCTTAATATCAAGCTAAAGACCGATCAGTTTGACTTGACTAAAAAGTATGCTTTGCCACTTACTATCTCAGCAACTAACCATGGAATAATAAGCGGTAATCACCAGACTGCAATTTATTCAGTTGGGGCGAAAAATAAGTATGATGGTGTATATGCTGTAACTGGAACAATGGTGGATGCAACCAATGCGGCCTTTGTTGGATATTATCCCAAAGAGGTTGAATTGATCACAGTAGATGCAAACACAGTAGAATATAATGACTCAGGAGAACATCTCGCGGGACATATATTCGATACAGGAGCTGGTGCAAGCTATTATGGAAGCTTCTTGGCACAGTTTAACTTCGATGCACAGGATAATGTGGAAAGCGTTGTAAATGCTTATGGACAAGGCGCCGGAGCTAACCTAAGAGCTGGTAAAGTAGGTGTTGGTGTGAATAAAATGACATTCAAAGCCGATGGTACTCCTGATAAATTAGAGGTAACCTATATCATGGTTCAACGCGGAGCGGATAGAACCACCTGGACTGAAACGTATAAATACCTAGGGCCTAGAAAATAA